In Procambarus clarkii isolate CNS0578487 chromosome 17, FALCON_Pclarkii_2.0, whole genome shotgun sequence, the sequence GGCTTGCCTTGGGGGTGACACTGAAGATTATCTAGCAGAGCAAATCGTTGCACAAAAGTTTCAAGAAGTCATTCTTTTGAAAACACCTGGTAGACAGTTTGAGTGAACAGTGTTTGTGTTTCCAGGAGCATGAGCATAGTCTGACCCAAATTTCTTTCTTACCTGCACTCTCTCGGTTATTCAGTCATGGTAAGAAATGCCTACATAACACACAATTTACATAACTATTCCGACTGAGGAGTGTCGGCGTGAGCAATTGTATTAGGGATCTATAATAATTTGGTTCATTGCTCGTTTAATTTAATGGGCGATTTACCAAGGAGTTCCGTATGTATGTTAGAATTATAAACACTTCAATCACCTGTGGTAGTGCTCAATAACTCTCCACACTGCATGTTCTTTTAACTATCTAACCTTGTCTATAAACGACAGAAGAAAATTtatatatgctgcttagcattgtatAAATATCAGTTTTTTATAACCAGGTAAATAATGTTGGCAAAACCTGTTATATATTTTAAGCGGTAAACAAAGCTTTTCAGGTTTAGTGACAATCTCATATCAGTATTGTATAGTAAATTTAAATTTTGGTGATTTAATATTTATCATGGAAATAATACTAGGCATCTTAGTGTAAAAATTGTTCTAATTATGTTAAAGCCTCCCATCTCATTAGCATCTGCATTTATCTAATCATTGATAACAATAAATTAGGGAGGCAGGGATGGCACTGCCACAGTTATTGAAGGCTATTAAACACAATCGCTGATATACATGTAACCATTTCACGTTCTAATTAAAACAAATTTCCAACACTTGTAATTCTAATAATGACATTATTTTGTACCAGGCTAGCGCCTCTGAGTTCCAGACGACCTCACGCAAGCTGAAGAGGAAGTACTGGTGGAAGAACTTGAAGATGATGCTTATACTTGGTTGTGTCGTCGTTGTGATCATCGTGATCATCATCGTGGCTACTGTGGGCAttcccagcagcagcagcggtggtggtggtggtggtggtaccagccCCACTCCAGCCCTTCCGACGACTACCATCACAACGACCTCGAGGACAGCTAGGGCCATTTTGGGTAACTTGCAACCTCAGGCTTAATTGCAGCGTATTTGAGAATACACTAGGCATCACTTTGCCACGATTGAAATTTAACTATAATAGCTACTACGGCAGTCATTGCCATAAACACCCACGGGACTTTCAGAATACGTGAATTTAAAGGCGAGATTTAAAGTAGGAGGCAGCTCCTCTTTGTTGCTCTGAAAAATGTTAGATATATAAGGCTGCCAAAAAATGTAATTTTAATGTGTAACTATATAATCGGTATAATATGAGAATTCCACTAATAAAGGCTATGCATCTAATATGCATTATATATGCAGTGGCATTATCCATGTGTTTTTATATAATTAACTAGCATTTGTATGTCATCACAGCTTTCTTTATTAATAGTAACTGATAAAGTAGAATGTATTTTACAGATTTAATTTCAGAAAGTTAAATAACAATTTGCAACTATGCTCTCAGAGAAAGTttataacattaatttatattgtAATTTTACATGTATTTGGGTTTGGTTATACTTTTAAGAGAAATCTGTGGTTTATAGGGTTACTGAGCCAGCTGCTGGTCTGACCCAGCGGTCATGGTTTAATCATGGTCAGTGTTGCTTTCTTAATATATATTGTATGTAGATACGTGTTTGGCAAATATAAGAGTTTAATCTAGTTATTGTTTGAATGTAATGTGCCACTTAATGATGCACCGAGTTGAGCTGACACGTTTGTAACATTTTTGGGAGATTTTCAATGTACAGTATTGTCAAATAAGTAATATTCACATTTATTTATtgtacatgaaaatggtacaatgtttgtgagagtacataacattggtttGTTACATTCTTGTCAAGCCAGCaacacgcataacgtttcggCGGCCCTTATTCTAAAAGAAAACTGCTAAAAgtgtacatttatttatttatttatttatttatatatatacaagaaggtacattgggtttgagagaatacattggatggtacagtatttacattcttgtaaagccactagtacgcgcagcgtttcgggcaggtccttaatctagcagataattttaagtaggtaatttcaatcagaattaataaatgaaagatacattacaagagaaaaacttGAGAGTTTAACATAACTACATAAAATTGATGAAAATTATTAAACTGGTGAAGTTGCACGTcttaaatactaaaaaaaatggagtgggtagcacaagattgtGCGAGCctgaagcactaggtaggaaaactGAAGATGAAATTGgctactttttcggcaacctctgGCTAGGTTGCCAATTGGCCTACACGCATAACTCGTGGTCACTTAATGgaacgccgccctgctccttattgtccaatttgcattgtccctcttacggtcatgcatatcattgttgaatgtcctgacttccaggacgagcatgtcttgctttccgaccgtccctcgcggtcgcttgtccctcaatagaattcttggtgaaccgaatacttttgatatcgttcgctttgtgcatttttgttctcgtattggcatccttggtgatatttagcgccctctgattattctgcacatttgatagtgctacatagccttcccagtttggtgccttcttttgataattacttacttttcttATCAACTCCCATGAGTTTGGTGTTATCCCTATACATAAGGAAATTACCTCGGTGCCAAAGGGGGACGAGGAGCGTGCTTCTGAAGATAGCCATAGCACAATTCTTAGTGGTAGAGATCTTGAAGCAGTGATTGGATGCACAGCGCGACGTGTTACAGATCGCGAGCTGGAGGGGGTGAATCTACCACGACAGCAGAGAGATCAACAAAAACGCTGAGAAAATGTCTGGGAAAAGGCAGGCCATTTGGGACAACCAGAAAAAAGGTAATGCTTAGAACATTACCTTTCGGAACACCATAGTCTTGAAACAAAAAAGGCAGCACCAACTCTGTCAAAACAAACGATGATAGTAGAGTTCTGAAAAGTTGAAGAGATTGTTGTAGGCGAGCTGAAGTGTAGTGTGAATTCAGTCGAGATTTAATTACAGATAAGGAAGAGAACTGGAGCTAACGACATACAGTAATTGCTAAGCTAGCTCATTTGCGACTAACACCGTGTTGGCAACAACTGAACCATGTCGATAATGAACAAGCACCACATCTGGAACAAATTTCCATATTCTTAAAGATCTTTCAGATACGGAGACGAGTGTTAACATTAATACTGTAGACAATCTCCAGCTCTTACGACTAGCGGTATGGATGGCCCTGTGGGCTTTCCGAAACAAAACTTGACATTGCCCAACTCGCCACGTAAGGAGCAGAACAGTGCTATAGTAAATTGAATCTGTGCCCAAATTTCCAGCAAATATTGCACAATCGCgtagggggatggatggaggtaGGGATATTTTCCACGAAGAATTAGTTGGAGGGCGCGACTATCAACAGTAATCTTAACAGAAGGATTAGAATACCTATCACGAAGAACCTACATGAATGTATCGACAATGAGAACAGCGACTGTTctcagacttttttttttttttatctctgtGGCAATTACGATGATTACTGCTCCCAAGAGCAACAGTGTAAGGAAGAACGATAGCGCCTATGCTGTAAATTcaactttttttgtttttatttaagcTTTGTACTAGGACCTCGTCAATGcaatggggggcctcgtagcctggtggatagcgcgcaggactcttaattctgtggcgcgggttcgattcccgcacgaggcagaaacaaatgggcaaagtttctttcaccctgagtgcccctagcagtaaataggtacctgggagttagtcagctgtcacgggctgcttcctgggggtggaggcctggtcgaggaccgggccgcggggactactaggccccgaaatcacctcaagatagatGCACAAGAGGGCAGGTTAGGCAGTCAATGTGCCTCAACTATGAGAGCGCCAGACCTTTGGTTATTGAAGGTAACATTCGTACttgctgttggaaatttccaacagttattctcatccctaatacaacaggatgtatttcctgtattaggcttcatacacatctaatattcatttactaatccttaatacaacagtatttcctgtattaagcgtaataattaactaacactactaatatgtaGCTTAGTATTGTggaatttactgtattaggttgtggaacatatgtaatttctcctagaattgtgtagtgttgcgtcagccactcaAGGAGACTAAATTTCCACATACCAGTAGATTTAATAAAAGTGTAACCATTTACTTTCCCTTATCAggaataattatttagtaataggtttacctTTAGTATAGAATAGTTTACTGGAATTTCTTTACCCAGCTTAATCGCTGctccagtaagtaagtaagtaattatcaaaagaaggcaccaaaccgggaaggctatgtagcaccatcaagtacgcaaaataatcagagggcgctaaatatcaccaaggatgccaatacgagaacaaaaacgcataaggcgaacgatatcaaatgtatccgagtcaccaagaatgctatcgagggacaggtgaccgcgaggggcggtcggaaagcaagacacacgctcgtcctggaagtcaggacattcaagaaggacatgcatgaccgtaagagggacaatgcaactaggacaataaggagcagggcggcgctccatcaagtgaccatgggttaagcgagtatggccaatacgcaacctcgccagagctgtttcccaccgccggttacggtggaaggaggacggccacgaggaaacacaacatttaagagtacgtagcttgttaccagtaacagacaaccaagaagcctgccaacgggtaaggactgaggaatggataaccgggtaaaagtcggaatacggaatgcctttgcgagagatgggacaagagcggacagcttccttggcagcagcatccgcacgctcatttaaagacacaccaatatggctgggaacccaacaaaactcaaccgacttaaatttactgtgaacgagaaacagccaatgctggatctcgacaactactggatgaaccggattaaaggacccgagagccatgagggcactacgagagtcaacaacaaccacaaaggaagactgacaacgagaaagtaggagacgaagaggatagagaatagcataaagttccgctgtaaagatgctagtctccggaggcaagcgacacatataagtgcgatcaggaaaaacaacagagtagccaacaccgtccgctgacttagacccatcggtgaagacagaaacggagcgggagtgagaagaaaagtgctcgaggaaaaggcgttttagaaccgtaggaggggtaaaagctttagtgatacgggtcaaggatgtacaaaaccgcggaagagggaccctccacgggggcaaagaaggaacaacacgaggagaaacatcagaaatacgaacggaaagagaatcctgtaggcgagataaccggacagaaagagggaggtggtgaagaggaacaggaaccgcaggaggggtaaaagttaaagcacgacagaggcgagaggaaggatgttgcaaggaccgcgcaagatagcgaagacagtagcgatcacggcggtcctggagagacaggaagccagtgtcaacatacaagctaaggatgggagtagaacgaaaggcaccagaactgagacgcaacccagtatggtgcaaagcatcaagacggcgaagagtagaaggagaagcagacgagtaagcagggcaaccataatcgagcttagacaggacgagagaggaatgtaaagcaaggagagtgcgcctatctgccccccaagaagtatgggacgggacccgaaggagggtaagggccttagagcactcaacacggaggcaagagatatggggagaccaagacaaacgagtgtcaaggaataaccccaaaagcttcgcggaatctttgtactcaaggggatgaccataaagtgacaaagagggacgaagaacaacccgtttccgcgtaaaagtcatggcacaagtctgagaagtagagaacttgaagccaagacctgtggcccaagacgacacggcatcaatggcaagttgaagccggcgttgaaggaaaggcgaatcatcaccctgacaacaaagggtaagatcatcgacatagagagcggagaagacaccagaaggaagagaggaaagaagaccattgagggcaaccagaaaaagagtagtgctcagaacactaccctggggcacaccttcgtattgctgaaaagagggagagagagcggtaccaaggcgcacccgaaaggaacgacgagagaggaagctgcggagaaagagagggagatgaccacgaaggccaaaagaatgaagttgagataggatatgataacgccaagtggtgtcgtaagccttttctaggtcaaaaaggacggcaacaacggaggtcttcgcagcaaaagcagtacgaatatagacctccaagttcaccaggacatctgtcgtgctgcggcacttgcggaaaccaaattgagaaggggagaggaggtgatggtgttccaggaaccacatcagacgaacgttaaccatacgttcaaagagtttgcagacacaacttgtgagagcaatagggcgaaagtccttaggggaagtacccagagaccccggtttgcgaacagggaggacaacggcatcgagccagtcctcagggactgacgacgactcccagatccgattatacagactcagtaaatactgagacgtgctcggagggagatggcgaagcatctcataatgaataccatcggagcccgccgccgtagaaccgcagagggccagggcagaacgaagttcagagagagagaagggatcattatagggaagctgaagatgagtgcagaaatctaaaggacgagactcaaggacaggtttacgaagaaggaaagattggggaagatgaagaccagagctaacagaagaaaagtgggaacccagttcggaagcgacctgcaacgggtccgccacaagagtatcatggaggtgaaggaccggtgaaacatcgggaacgaacgtacccgctatcttgcggatacgcttccagatctgggccagaggggtttcggacgtaattgttgagacataagacgccc encodes:
- the LOC123772485 gene encoding vesicle-associated membrane protein 2 isoform X2; this translates as MMHPENQPPQDPPKVVAKTRLEETQQQVNEVVDIMKTNVDRIMERDEKLTELDKRASNLTASASEFQTTSRKLKRKYWWKNLKMMLILGCVVVVIIVIIIVATVGIPSSSSGGGGGGGTSPTPALPTTTITTTSRTARAILGNLQPQA
- the LOC123772485 gene encoding vesicle-associated membrane protein 2 isoform X1: MGTMMHPENQPPQDPPKVVAKTRLEETQQQVNEVVDIMKTNVDRIMERDEKLTELDKRASNLTASASEFQTTSRKLKRKYWWKNLKMMLILGCVVVVIIVIIIVATVGIPSSSSGGGGGGGTSPTPALPTTTITTTSRTARAILGNLQPQA